One genomic window of Fusarium keratoplasticum isolate Fu6.1 chromosome 3, whole genome shotgun sequence includes the following:
- a CDS encoding CMP/dCMP-type deaminase domain-containing protein, translating into MGVFKSLGLSPAKKAGAKAFRRLFGRVLPAGESDSATGSAATSENGKNHTHDETNSSQKDLSKENTRDSNQQSNRDNLPAPRSSTEPHGNTEDSNPSHLTTTKATPSTEAMASPQKLAAERNKENQPPDTSTLTDSLARLSLDQDNVTATPPTKPAAPTAPIFTDPAVVAERAMHMKFIEEALDMARLALRTNETPVGCVLVHDGKVIARGMNATNVTRNGTRHAEIMALGALLSYPPKDGPRTTSLRPKVEAPPPSAAASDASSVSSVVPDEGNEDGSKGHLYPYGQKCHPDERVDRSIVRECILYVTVEPCVMCASLLRQLGIKKVYFGAVNDKFGGTGGVFSIHANSLPISADGQTASAHPTPKPTQLPDGSGTLGVSYPPGGGDGGNIESGYEIEGGWGRDDAVGLLRRFYVQENGRAPVPRKKEGRAARLAAMMEKDGEESPTPGAATPMPEDEPTDLPTSTKALEDPTPLADRTEA; encoded by the exons ATGGGCGTGTTCAAGTCACTTGGCCTGTCaccggccaagaaggcaggCGCAAAGGCCTTTCGCCGCCTCTTTGGACGGGTGTTGCCAGCTGGCGAAAGTGACAGTGCCACTGGCAGCGCAGCGACAAGCGAGAATGGCAAGAACCACACCCACGACGAGACCAACAGCAGTCAGAAAGACCTCAGCAAAGAAAACACACGCGATAGCAATCAACAATCCAACCGCGACAATTTACCCGCCCCCCGATCATCGACAGAACCTCACGGCAACACCGAGGACTCAAACCCTTCACATCTCACCACGACAAAGGCAACCCCTTCGACAGAGGCGATGGCATCTCCACAGAAGCTGGCCGCCGAGCGCAATAAAGAGAACCAGCCACCGGACACAAGCACCTTGACCGACTCACTTGCTCGCCTGAGCCTCGATCAGGACAATGTAACTGCGACTCCTCCCACGAAGCCCGCGGCCCCTACAGCACCGATCTTTACGGATCCAGCTGTGGTAGCCGAACGGGCGATGCACATGAAGTTCATTGAGGAAGCTCTCGATATG GCCCGGCTTGCTCTTCGGACTAATGAGACTCCCGTTGGCTGTGTTCTTGTCCATGACGGCAAGGTCATCGCCAGAGGCATGAATGCCACCAACGTCACGCGAAATGGCACTCGACATGCCGAGATCATGGCTTTGGGTGCCTTGCTGTCCTACCCGCCAAAGGACGGACCCAGAACCACATCTCTACGACCAAAGGTTGAGGCCCCTCCCCCTTCAGCTGCGGCTTCCGACGCCTCTTCTGTGTCGTCGGTCGTGCCCGACGAGGGCAATGAGGATGGCTCCAAGGGACATCTCTACCCCTACGGCCAAAAGTGCCATCCCGACGAGCGAGTCGATCGATCCATCGTTCGCGAGTGTATCCTCTACGTTACTGTCGAACCATGCGTCATGTGCGCATCTCTGCTGCGACAACTCGGGATCAAGAAGGTCTATTTTGGTGCCGTCAACGACAAGTTTGGCGGCACTGGTGGTGTCTTTAGCATCCATGCCAACTCTCTTCCCATCAGCGCCGATGGACAGACCGCGAGTGCTCATCCTACCCCGAAGCCAACGCAACTCCCAGATGGCAGCGGTACTCTGGGTGTCTCGTACCCTCCTGgtggcggcgatggcgggAACATTGAGTCGGGCTATGAGATTGAGGGTGGCTGGGGCCGCGACGATGCAGTCGGTCTTCTGAGACGGTTTTACGTGCAGGAGAACGGACGAG CTCCGGTACCTCGCAAGAAGGAAGGACGCGCAGCCCGTttggcggccatgatggagaaggatggcgaggagtCCCCAACCCCCGGTGCCGCCACCCCTATGCCTGAAGATGAACCGACCGACTTGCCAACGTCGACGAAGGCTCTAGAGGACCCGACCCCTTTGGCAGATCGCACCGAGGCTTAG
- a CDS encoding DUF2439 domain-containing protein: MAFWMNRETSNLIRIPYHQPMRGYSRIQHISGNSRRPNSTKPYRTEELQSLYDRWRELEDWQKPVQHPPGDDIKDHLQPEGPSPGNSDRSSVSSHSGPEDSDHGKKPRRRGPLSKTKREKTAFMRRLGACPPCRSRKVACKHWDLRDFEASYLQSKRGSHLAMLGRIHHDCLGEIGDLARSTDLLGLTNSDTLDPPGSLVDLDLAGLLPSVSTDTPLGPTLIPLTLDNSALDAEPIGKPQLMRSFSIVAIGRDLACTPTKTTTWQCLFWNDQHAGAMPVMAKPCTHKFTTPTELMDHFFKIHHPVELYDPPIWCGNVEVEKQEQWIYGYGVCASPSQSPRSKPV, from the exons ATGGCTTTCTGGATGAACCGAGAGACTAGCAACCTCATTCGCATTCCCTATCACCAGCCGATGCGAGGATACTCCAGGATCCAGCACATCTCTGGAAACAGTCGTCGCCCCAACTCGACCAAACCTTATAGGACAGAGGAACTCCAAAGTCTATATGACCGGTGGCGGGAGCTGGAAGACTGGCAGAAACCTGTGCAGCACCCTCCAGGTGATGACATCAAAGACCATCTTCAGCCTGAAGGACCATCTCCAGGGAACAGCGACAGATCTTCTGTTTCTAGCCATTCAGGACCCGAGGACTCGGACCACGGAAAGAAGCCTCGTCGCCGCGGTCCTCTCTCAAAGACAAAGAGGGAGAAAACGGCCTTCATGCGACGGCTTGGTGCTTGTCCACCCTGCCGTTCTCGAAAAGTTGCG TGCAAACATTGGGATCTACGTGATTTCGAGGCTTCGTACCTGCAGTCGAAGAGGGGTTCGCATTTGGCGATGCTTGGGAGGATACACCATGATTGCCTTGGCGAGATAGGTGATCTCGCGCGGAGCACCGACCTCTTGGGCCTAACCAACTCGGATACGTTAGATCCACCGGGTTCTCTGGTAGACCTCGATCTTGCAGGGTTGCTGCCGTCTGTATCAACAGATACCCCCCTTGGCCCGACTCTCATTCCGCTGACCCTGGATAACTCAGCCCTGGATGCTGAACCCATTGGGAAACCTCAACTGATGCgcagcttctccatcgtGGCCATTGGGAGGGACTTGGCTTGCACACCCACCAAGACAACCACATGGCAATGCCTGTTCTGGAATGACCAACATGCTGGGGCCATGCCGGTCATGGCGAAGCCCTGCACGCACAAGTTCACGACCCCGACAGAATTAATGGATCACTTCTTCAAGATACACCATCCCGTGGAGCTCTACGACCCCCCAATCTG GTGTGGAAATGTGGAAGTCGAGAAACAGGAGCAGTGGATCTATGGGTATGGAGTCTGCGCTTCGCCGTCACAGTCACCTCGGAGCAAACCTGTCTGA
- a CDS encoding GH43-C2 domain-containing protein: protein MTKITILLSLWLGLASLSYGLKNPIIRGWNPDPHVIRVDDTYYVAVSSFLTFPGIPIYRSQDLVNWELISHAINDPQKVPITGTRTGNGIWAPSLSYINGRFYVTSMAMTGSDPDYRTYPRMFWVSSTDLKTWSDVVWGEPYGIDPHLFQDPVSKKTYLTIMGLNNGFDRLWGISQCQVDLESGACVGPYRSIWNGTMPVTNKTRPEGPKLFYKDKYYYLVIAEGGTGATHRASIARSKSPEGPWDSSPTNPLIFNGADSNLVVGNTGHATFADTPDGKWFATFLARRYVDKWSVLGRETFFASVSWKDGWPTMNNGDYVLLSQSYDYGPNATYPPKPYEDRFEGPELRSSWYQLRSPYSKTYRLKSKGNGVVLVPNVYTLSDRDTPSAILRKQQSVNMTFSATILPTSKGLGPYQSVGISAYSSELAHQDLGVRGCANSTGLCIFVDITADSPGPGTPPETEEFALKLTRIPSDLQLHIRSEPRQYKLGYSISNQETKWVKIFSPSLLPVGFDGVMFGLFASGNSFPWPHDGPEVGFSKIREEYFDEGFGDYKDGKGGN from the exons ATGACAAAAATCACCATTCTCCTGAGCCTTTGGCTAGGTCTGGCCTCTTTGTCATATGGGCTGAAGAACCCAATCATCAGAGG ATGGAACCCTGACCCTCATGTCATCCGTGTAGATGATACCTACTACGTAGCTGTATCCTCTTTTCTCACATTTCCCGGCATCCCCATATACAGATCACAAGACTTGGTCAACTGGGAGTTGATCTCCCACGCCATCAATGACCCTCAAAAAGTTCCTATTACTGGCACGAGAACGGGAAATG GCATCTGGGCGCCTTCTTTGTCCTATATCAATGGACGATTTTACGTCACCTCAATGGCAATGACAGGATCGGATCCCGATTATCGAACTTACCCTCGCATGTTCTGGGTCTCTTCGACAGATCTCAAGACCTGGTCTGATGTTGTATGGGGGGAGCCATACGGCATTGACCCTCACCTGTTTCAGGACCCGGTATCGAAAAAGACATATCTCACAATTATGGGCCTAAACAATGGCTTTGATCGGCTATGGGGTATCAGTCAGTGCCAAGTAGACCTGGAGAGCGGCGCTTGTGTTGGCCCTTATCGCAGCATCTGGAACGGCACAATGCCCGTGACGAACAAGACCCGTCCCGAAGGGCCTAAACTCTTTTACAAGGACAAGTACTACTATTTGGTCATTGCCGAAGGCGGTACAGGCGCTACTCACAGAGCTTCCATTGCTCGCTCCAAGTCTCCTGAAGGACCTTGGGACTCATCGCCAACCAACCCATTGATCTTCAACGGTGCCGATTCCAACCTCGTCGTTGGCAACACCGGGCACGCTACGTTTGCAGACACTCCTGACGGGAAATGGTTCGCTACCTTCTTAGCCCGCCGATATGTCGACAAATGGTCAGTCCTCGGGCGCGAAACCTTCTTCGCTTCGGTGAGCTGGAAAGATGGGTGGCCCACCATGAACAACGGCGACTACGTTTTGCTGAGCCAGAGCTACGATTATGGCCCCAATGCTACATACCCTCCCAAACCATACGAAGATCGCTTCGAAGGCCCCGAGCTAAGGTCAAGTTGGTATCAGCTCCGTTCGCCATACTCCAAAACCTACCGCCTTAAATCCAAGGGAAATGGAGTGGTTCTGGTGCCAAACGTCTACACACTCAGTGATCGGGACACACCCAGTGCCATCTTGAGAAAGCAGCAGTCTGTCAACATGACATTTTCCGCAACTATACTACCCACGAGCAAGGGTCTGGGGCCATACCAGTCCGTCGGTATCTCGGCTTATTCAAGTGAGCTGGCCCACCAGGATCTTGGGGTTCGAGGATGTGCCAATTCAACTGGCCTTTGCATCTTTGTGGATATCACTGCGGATTCACCTGGTCCCGGAACCCCCCCAGAA ACAGAAGAGTTTGCTTTGAAATTGACACGAATTCCCTCAGACTTGCAGCTGCACATCCGATCTGAACCCCGGCAGTATAAACTAGGATATTCGATTAGCAATCAAGAAACGAAATGGGTCAAGATATTCTCCCCAAGCCTTCTTCCTGTGGGATTTGACGGCGTCATGTTCGGGCTCTTTGCGAGTGGTAACAGTTTCCCCTGGCCCCATGATGGACCTGAGGTTGGGTTCAGCAAGATTCGGGAGGAATACTTTGATGAGGGCTTTGGCGACTACAAGGATGGGAAGGGGGGCAACTAG